One genomic window of Micromonospora sp. WMMD1128 includes the following:
- a CDS encoding metalloregulator ArsR/SmtB family transcription factor, with the protein MEYVGTALAEMTMPQISPLAGEPIERADAERLAGVLKALADPARLRLLSLIQSAPEGEACVCDLTAPLGLSQPTVSHHLRILTEAGLLEREKRGVWAYYRLVPTAIATIADLLTPPRKRATKKAR; encoded by the coding sequence ATGGAATACGTGGGAACTGCGTTGGCTGAAATGACCATGCCTCAGATCTCGCCGCTTGCCGGCGAGCCGATCGAACGCGCCGATGCCGAGCGGCTTGCGGGGGTCCTCAAGGCCCTCGCCGACCCCGCCCGGCTGCGGCTGCTCAGCCTGATCCAGTCGGCTCCCGAGGGGGAGGCGTGCGTGTGTGACCTCACCGCGCCGCTCGGCCTCTCGCAGCCGACGGTCAGCCACCACCTGCGAATCCTCACCGAGGCCGGCTTGCTGGAGCGGGAGAAGCGCGGGGTCTGGGCGTACTACCGGCTGGTGCCGACCGCGATCGCCACGATCGCGGATCTGCTCACCCCGCCGCGGAAGCGGGCCACCAAGAAGGCTCGCTGA
- the pyrE gene encoding orotate phosphoribosyltransferase — translation MGDHDDLRKFITDLAVVHGRVVLSSGREADWYVDLRRVTLHHQAAPLIGRVMRDLTADWAYDAVGGLTLGADPVAVAMLHASSGSDRPLDAFVVRKAGKAHGLQRRIEGPDVAGRRVLAVEDTSTTGGSVLTAIEALREAGAEVVGVAVIVDRGAGDAVRAAGLPYRAAYTLADLGLVA, via the coding sequence ATGGGGGACCACGACGACCTGCGTAAATTCATCACTGACCTGGCTGTGGTCCACGGTCGGGTGGTGCTCTCGTCCGGCCGTGAGGCGGACTGGTACGTCGATTTGCGTCGCGTCACGCTCCATCACCAGGCCGCCCCCCTGATCGGCCGGGTGATGCGCGACCTCACCGCGGACTGGGCGTACGACGCGGTCGGCGGACTGACCCTGGGCGCCGATCCGGTGGCCGTCGCGATGCTGCACGCCTCAAGCGGCAGCGACCGACCGCTGGATGCGTTCGTGGTCCGTAAGGCGGGCAAGGCGCACGGCCTCCAACGGCGGATCGAAGGTCCGGACGTGGCCGGACGTCGGGTCCTGGCGGTGGAGGACACCTCGACGACGGGTGGAAGTGTGTTGACCGCCATCGAGGCATTGCGTGAGGCCGGAGCCGAGGTGGTGGGTGTGGCGGTTATTGTTGATCGAGGCGCCGGCGACGCGGTGCGAGCCGCCGGATTGCCCTATCGGGCGGCCTATACGTTGGCTGACCTCGGCCTTGTGGCGTAA
- a CDS encoding SDR family oxidoreductase, which produces MTGPTRRRALVTGASLGIGAAFAHRLAADGWDVVLVARDTARLDAMAAELTGRHGGEVTPVPADLSTDDGCATVERLLTAGPPVDLLVNNAGVSLNTPFVRSATSDEARLIRLNVLAVLRLTHAALAPMIERGEGAVINVSSVAGFGVPMPGSTYSASKAWVTNFSESIGQSVAPLGVRVMALCPGYTRTGNHERAGIDMSRLPAWAWLRADEVVDEGLRDLRKGKLVSVPDWKYKLAVAGLRHAPKRLLRGFTRDTRGKVDRARG; this is translated from the coding sequence ATGACCGGCCCCACCCGACGCCGTGCCCTGGTGACCGGCGCCAGCCTGGGCATCGGTGCGGCGTTCGCCCACCGGCTCGCCGCCGACGGCTGGGATGTGGTCCTGGTGGCCCGGGACACGGCCCGGCTCGACGCGATGGCGGCCGAGCTGACCGGCCGGCACGGCGGGGAGGTGACGCCGGTCCCGGCCGATCTGTCCACCGACGACGGCTGCGCGACCGTGGAACGCCTGCTGACCGCCGGCCCGCCGGTGGACCTGCTGGTGAACAATGCCGGGGTCAGCCTGAACACCCCGTTCGTCAGGTCGGCGACCTCGGACGAGGCCCGATTGATCCGGCTCAACGTGCTGGCGGTGCTCCGGTTGACGCACGCGGCCCTCGCCCCGATGATCGAACGGGGCGAAGGGGCAGTGATAAATGTCTCTTCGGTTGCGGGTTTTGGCGTTCCCATGCCGGGATCCACCTATTCGGCCAGCAAGGCGTGGGTGACGAATTTCAGTGAGTCGATCGGCCAATCGGTGGCTCCGCTCGGTGTGCGCGTGATGGCGTTGTGCCCCGGCTACACGCGCACCGGCAACCATGAGCGCGCCGGCATCGACATGTCGCGACTGCCCGCGTGGGCCTGGCTGCGGGCCGACGAGGTGGTCGACGAAGGGCTGCGTGACCTGCGAAAAGGCAAGCTCGTGAGCGTTCCGGACTGGAAATACAAGCTGGCCGTGGCCGGGCTGCGGCACGCGCCGAAGCGGCTGCTGCGCGGCTTCACCCGGGACACCCGGGGCAAGGTCGACCGGGCCCGCGGCTGA
- a CDS encoding polyamine aminopropyltransferase: MTTDAPARPRWRAARAAVLLAVFVCAACGLVYELALVALGSYLIGDAVGQASIVLGVMVFAMGVGALVAKPLQSRAAPAFAAIELTLALLGGLSVLGLYAAFAWLDLYGPALVGTAFVLGLLIGAEIPLLMVMLQRIREQSAGSAVADLFAADYVGALLGGLAFPFLLMPVFGQLKGALVVGAVNAVAGVALVLTVFRDDLGRRARVGLGAGSVVVGLLLGYAWVTAHDFEVTARQQLYRDPVVHAERSRYQEIVLTRSVREVGHTDTDLRLFLNGDLQFSSVDEYRYHEALVHPAMRGPHGDVLVLGAGDGLAAREILKYPDVRSVTLVDLDPAVVALARSEPQLRDLNHRSLADPRLRVLNLDAFGWLRTATQRFDVVIADLPDPDETATAKLYTVEFYTLIRPVLAPGGRLVVQSGSPYFAPRSYWSIERSVREAGFATVPYHVDVPSFGDWGFVLAAPGGTAPELGLPADAPPLRFLTPEVLAAAATFPADRGRIDVPASTLLRPRVLEYAREEWRGY; encoded by the coding sequence GTGACCACCGACGCGCCCGCGCGGCCACGGTGGCGGGCGGCCCGCGCGGCGGTCCTGCTCGCGGTCTTCGTCTGCGCGGCCTGCGGCCTGGTGTACGAGCTGGCGCTGGTCGCGCTCGGCAGCTACCTGATCGGCGACGCGGTCGGCCAGGCGTCGATCGTGCTCGGCGTGATGGTCTTCGCGATGGGCGTCGGCGCGCTCGTGGCGAAGCCGTTGCAGTCCCGCGCGGCGCCCGCGTTCGCCGCGATCGAGCTGACCCTGGCACTGCTCGGCGGCCTCTCCGTGCTCGGCCTCTACGCCGCGTTCGCCTGGCTCGACCTCTACGGCCCGGCGCTCGTCGGCACCGCGTTCGTGCTCGGCCTGCTGATCGGCGCGGAGATCCCGCTGCTCATGGTGATGCTGCAACGCATCCGGGAGCAGTCCGCGGGCAGCGCGGTGGCCGACCTGTTCGCCGCCGACTACGTCGGCGCGCTGCTCGGCGGGCTGGCCTTCCCGTTCCTGCTGATGCCGGTCTTCGGCCAGCTCAAGGGCGCGCTCGTGGTCGGCGCGGTGAACGCGGTCGCCGGCGTGGCGCTCGTCCTCACCGTGTTCCGCGACGACCTCGGCCGCCGGGCGCGGGTCGGTCTGGGCGCCGGCTCCGTCGTGGTCGGTCTGCTTCTTGGGTACGCGTGGGTCACCGCACACGACTTCGAGGTGACCGCCCGCCAGCAGCTCTACCGGGACCCGGTGGTGCACGCCGAACGCAGCCGCTACCAGGAGATCGTGCTGACCCGGTCGGTGCGGGAGGTCGGCCACACCGACACCGACCTGCGGCTGTTCCTCAACGGTGACCTCCAGTTCAGTTCCGTCGACGAATACCGCTACCACGAGGCGCTCGTGCACCCGGCCATGCGCGGGCCGCACGGCGACGTGCTGGTGCTCGGCGCCGGCGACGGGCTGGCCGCGCGGGAGATCCTCAAATATCCGGACGTGCGCTCGGTGACGCTCGTCGACCTCGACCCGGCCGTGGTGGCGCTGGCCCGCAGCGAACCGCAACTGCGCGACCTCAACCACCGGTCCCTCGCCGACCCCCGGCTGCGGGTGCTCAACCTGGACGCGTTCGGCTGGCTGCGGACCGCCACGCAACGCTTCGACGTGGTGATCGCCGACCTGCCCGACCCGGACGAGACGGCCACCGCGAAGCTCTACACGGTCGAGTTCTACACGCTGATCCGCCCGGTGCTCGCCCCCGGCGGGCGGCTTGTCGTGCAGTCCGGCTCGCCCTACTTCGCGCCCCGGTCGTACTGGTCCATCGAACGGTCGGTGCGGGAGGCGGGCTTCGCCACCGTGCCCTACCACGTCGACGTGCCGAGCTTCGGTGACTGGGGATTCGTGCTCGCCGCACCGGGCGGCACCGCCCCCGAACTGGGGCTGCCGGCCGACGCGCCGCCGCTGCGCTTCCTCACCCCGGAGGTGCTCGCCGCCGCCGCCACGTTCCCCGCCGACCGCGGCCGGATCGACGTGCCCGCCTCCACGCTGCTGCGACCCAGGGTGCTGGAGTACGCCCGCGAGGAGTGGCGGGGCTACTAG
- a CDS encoding DUF350 domain-containing protein, producing MQHLVTDLLVTLAYGVVGVVLMAVGYLLVDLATPGKLHELIWAERNRNATLLLASNLLGVGTVVVAAIVSSADDFVLGLVGSAAYGFLGLVIMAAAFVLLDVATPGKLGELLVDPEPHPAVWISATVHVATGAIIAAAIS from the coding sequence GTGCAGCATCTCGTCACCGATCTGCTGGTCACCCTCGCCTACGGCGTGGTCGGCGTGGTCCTGATGGCCGTCGGCTACCTGCTTGTCGACCTGGCCACCCCCGGCAAGCTCCACGAGCTGATCTGGGCCGAGCGCAACCGCAACGCGACGCTGCTGCTCGCCTCCAACCTGCTCGGCGTCGGCACCGTCGTGGTCGCCGCGATCGTGTCCAGCGCCGACGACTTCGTGCTCGGCCTGGTCGGCTCCGCCGCGTACGGATTCCTCGGCCTGGTGATCATGGCGGCGGCCTTCGTGCTGCTCGACGTGGCCACCCCCGGCAAGCTCGGTGAGCTGCTGGTCGACCCGGAACCGCACCCGGCGGTCTGGATCTCCGCCACCGTGCACGTCGCCACCGGCGCGATCATCGCCGCCGCGATCAGCTGA
- a CDS encoding DUF4247 domain-containing protein, translated as MTYRRWFVVGVAVAVVGVLVAAFSIFYGNFSPRGYVKDHYSRASGRDIGSQAVAYTSNKSPSQVSKQITDAWQPADQYVDGSGVYLRYDDDSVVILPLAVGSVILLERMTTAYPRYHGIVGNSWGWGRGSTVRGGGPGAGK; from the coding sequence GTGACGTACCGACGGTGGTTCGTGGTGGGCGTGGCGGTCGCCGTCGTCGGCGTGCTCGTCGCCGCCTTCTCGATCTTCTACGGCAACTTCTCGCCCCGCGGCTATGTGAAGGACCACTACTCCCGGGCGTCCGGGCGGGACATCGGCTCGCAGGCGGTCGCCTACACCTCGAACAAGTCGCCCAGCCAGGTGTCGAAGCAGATCACCGACGCCTGGCAGCCGGCCGACCAGTACGTCGACGGCAGCGGCGTCTACCTGCGCTACGACGACGACTCGGTGGTGATCCTCCCGCTCGCCGTCGGCTCGGTGATCCTGCTGGAGCGGATGACCACGGCGTACCCCCGCTATCACGGCATTGTCGGCAACAGCTGGGGCTGGGGCCGAGGCAGCACCGTCCGGGGCGGCGGCCCCGGCGCCGGCAAGTAG
- a CDS encoding DUF2617 family protein, protein MLIALAAPYVDSRAADLSLSLGGPELPALAVRDLDLPGGRPLRLRLLGASHQVVAGALTETVACLPGRRPHLPDALHDATTGYRFTATVLRPTGDGLRARVAALRAELADDPHALVGVFPGDEDAVTALAVRPDPPDGAVAWRTWHAYPQTNELVLTETVVEEL, encoded by the coding sequence GTGCTCATCGCCCTCGCGGCCCCGTACGTCGACAGCCGCGCCGCCGACCTCAGCCTGTCCCTCGGCGGCCCGGAGCTGCCGGCGCTCGCCGTCCGCGACCTCGACCTGCCCGGCGGTCGACCACTGCGGTTGCGCCTGCTCGGCGCCTCCCACCAGGTCGTCGCCGGCGCGCTCACCGAGACGGTCGCCTGCCTGCCCGGCCGCCGGCCGCACCTGCCGGACGCGCTGCACGACGCGACCACCGGCTACCGGTTCACCGCCACGGTGCTCCGGCCGACCGGCGACGGACTGCGCGCCCGGGTTGCGGCGCTCCGCGCCGAGCTGGCCGACGACCCGCACGCGCTCGTCGGTGTGTTTCCCGGCGACGAGGACGCGGTCACCGCGCTCGCCGTCCGGCCCGACCCACCCGACGGCGCGGTCGCCTGGCGCACCTGGCACGCCTACCCGCAGACAAACGAGCTGGTCCTGACCGAGACGGTGGTGGAAGAGCTGTGA
- a CDS encoding DUF4178 domain-containing protein: MNGSVAYVVATLGCLLGVAGVVIAVVALRRSRSTPRPKAAPGDPFRDRDTDVLRGDPRALKPGDIVEIRQVPYTVRGSVHLVEGGWSWAEHLLDDAGGVKRWLSVEADPDLELVLWASEPGATVTPGAPTLEIAGRRYNWDESGQARYTATEGTGLDPHGTMRYHDYQAPGGARLSFEAYGEAGWEVNLGEELRRAEVMIYPQGGADQVN; the protein is encoded by the coding sequence ATGAACGGTTCGGTGGCGTACGTGGTGGCCACGCTGGGGTGCCTGCTCGGGGTGGCCGGTGTGGTGATCGCCGTGGTCGCGCTGCGCAGGTCCCGCTCGACGCCGCGCCCGAAGGCGGCACCCGGTGACCCGTTCCGGGACCGGGACACGGACGTGCTGCGCGGCGACCCGCGCGCGCTCAAGCCCGGCGACATCGTCGAGATCCGCCAGGTGCCGTACACCGTGCGTGGCTCGGTGCACCTGGTCGAGGGCGGCTGGAGCTGGGCGGAGCACCTGCTCGACGACGCCGGTGGGGTGAAGCGCTGGCTCTCCGTCGAGGCGGATCCGGACCTGGAGCTGGTGCTCTGGGCCAGCGAGCCGGGGGCCACCGTCACGCCCGGCGCCCCGACGCTGGAGATCGCCGGTCGCCGCTACAACTGGGACGAGTCCGGCCAGGCCCGTTACACCGCGACCGAGGGCACCGGTCTCGACCCGCACGGCACCATGCGTTACCACGACTACCAGGCGCCCGGCGGGGCCCGACTGTCGTTCGAGGCGTACGGCGAGGCCGGCTGGGAGGTCAACCTCGGCGAGGAACTGCGCCGCGCCGAGGTGATGATCTACCCCCAGGGCGGCGCGGACCAGGTGAACTGA
- the clpB gene encoding ATP-dependent chaperone ClpB, which yields MNTERLTTKSRETITGAVAQANQRGHATVEPWHLLLALLDTDGSTAAGLLRAVGADPAELRRVALRSVDALPAARGSSLAEPTLAREFVNAIGAAEQIARPLGDEYTSTEHLLAGLARVGGAVSVALKDAGATEENLVAAFPTVRGGDRRVTTADPEQTYQALAKYGVDLTDSAREGKIDPVIGRDSEIRRVIQVLSRRTKNNPVLIGEPGVGKTAIVEGLAQRIVAGDVPESLRDKKLVSLDLGAMVAGAQYRGQFEERLKSVLEEIKNSDGQVITFLDELHTVVGAGKGEGSMDAGNMLKPMLARGELRMVGATTLDEYREHIEKDPALERRFQPVLVGEPTTEDTIGILRGLKERYEVHHGVRITDAALVAAATLSDRYITDRFLPDKAIDLVDESASRLRMEIDSRPVEVDEIERAVRRLEIEEMALAKEPDAASAERLERLRKELADKREQLTALSERWQTEKSHITKLSTAKEELERLGGEAERAERDGELERAAELRYGRIPALQGELRQAEEELARLQAEGAMLKEEVGADDIAAVVASWTGIPAGRLLEGETAKLLRMEESLGSRVVGQAEAVGAVSDAVRRARAGVADPDRPTGSFLFLGPTGVGKTELAKALAEFLFDDERAMVRIDMSEYGEKHSVARLVGAPPGYVGYSEGGQLTEAVRRRPYSVILLDEVEKAHPDVFDVLLQVLDDGRLTDGQGRTVDFRNAILILTSNLGSSVISDLTLTEDERREGVLATVRTHFKPEFLNRLDDIVVFAALQGADLRAIVDIQLDRLRRRLADRRLGLDTTEAARTWLAEHGYDPIYGARPLRRLVQSAIGDRLAKALLAGEIRDGDTVRVDLADTKDALTVTRA from the coding sequence ATGAACACGGAACGCCTCACCACCAAGAGCCGCGAGACCATCACCGGTGCCGTCGCGCAGGCCAACCAGCGCGGCCACGCCACCGTGGAGCCCTGGCACCTGCTGCTCGCGCTGCTGGACACCGACGGCTCGACCGCCGCGGGCCTGCTGCGCGCCGTCGGGGCCGACCCCGCCGAGCTGCGCCGGGTCGCGCTGCGTTCGGTCGACGCGCTGCCCGCCGCGCGCGGGTCCAGTCTCGCCGAGCCGACGCTGGCCCGCGAGTTCGTCAACGCCATCGGCGCCGCCGAGCAGATCGCCCGGCCACTTGGTGACGAATACACCTCCACCGAGCATCTGCTGGCCGGGCTGGCCCGGGTCGGCGGCGCGGTCTCGGTCGCGCTGAAGGACGCCGGCGCCACCGAGGAGAACCTGGTCGCCGCGTTCCCGACCGTCCGGGGCGGGGACCGGCGGGTCACCACGGCCGACCCGGAGCAGACCTACCAGGCGCTGGCCAAGTACGGCGTCGACCTGACCGACAGCGCCCGCGAGGGCAAGATCGACCCGGTGATCGGCCGGGACTCGGAGATCCGCCGGGTGATCCAGGTGCTGTCCCGGCGCACCAAGAACAACCCGGTGCTGATCGGTGAGCCGGGCGTCGGCAAGACCGCCATCGTCGAGGGCCTGGCGCAGCGGATCGTGGCCGGTGACGTGCCCGAGTCGCTGCGGGACAAGAAGCTGGTCTCGCTCGACCTCGGCGCGATGGTGGCCGGCGCGCAATATCGCGGCCAGTTCGAGGAGCGGCTCAAGTCCGTGCTGGAGGAGATCAAGAACTCCGACGGGCAGGTCATCACGTTCCTGGACGAGCTGCACACCGTGGTCGGCGCCGGCAAGGGCGAGGGCTCGATGGACGCCGGCAACATGCTCAAGCCGATGCTGGCCCGGGGCGAGCTGCGGATGGTCGGCGCGACCACGCTCGACGAATACCGCGAGCACATCGAGAAGGACCCGGCGCTGGAGCGTCGCTTCCAGCCGGTGCTTGTCGGCGAGCCGACCACCGAGGACACCATCGGCATCCTGCGCGGGCTCAAGGAGCGCTACGAGGTGCACCACGGCGTACGGATCACCGACGCCGCGCTGGTGGCCGCCGCCACGCTCTCCGACCGCTACATCACCGACCGCTTCCTGCCGGACAAGGCGATCGACCTGGTCGACGAGTCCGCGTCCCGGCTGCGCATGGAGATCGACTCCCGCCCGGTCGAGGTGGACGAGATCGAGCGGGCGGTGCGCCGGCTGGAGATCGAGGAGATGGCGCTGGCCAAGGAGCCCGACGCCGCCTCCGCCGAGCGCCTGGAGCGGCTGCGCAAGGAGTTGGCCGACAAGCGCGAGCAGCTCACCGCGCTCTCCGAGCGCTGGCAGACCGAGAAGAGTCACATCACCAAGCTCTCCACCGCCAAGGAGGAGCTGGAGCGGCTGGGCGGCGAGGCCGAGCGGGCCGAGCGGGACGGCGAGCTGGAACGCGCCGCCGAGTTGCGGTACGGCCGGATCCCCGCGCTCCAGGGCGAGTTGAGGCAGGCCGAGGAGGAGCTGGCCCGGCTCCAGGCCGAGGGCGCGATGCTCAAGGAGGAGGTCGGCGCGGACGACATCGCCGCCGTGGTCGCCTCCTGGACCGGCATCCCGGCCGGGCGGTTGCTGGAGGGTGAGACCGCGAAGCTGCTGCGGATGGAGGAGTCGCTCGGCTCCCGGGTGGTCGGCCAGGCCGAGGCGGTCGGTGCGGTCTCCGACGCGGTCCGCCGCGCCCGGGCCGGCGTCGCCGACCCGGATCGCCCGACCGGCAGTTTCCTCTTCCTGGGTCCGACCGGCGTCGGCAAGACCGAACTGGCCAAGGCGTTGGCCGAGTTCCTCTTCGACGACGAGCGGGCCATGGTCCGCATCGACATGAGCGAGTACGGCGAGAAGCACTCCGTCGCCCGCCTGGTCGGCGCCCCGCCCGGTTACGTCGGCTACTCCGAGGGTGGCCAGCTCACCGAGGCGGTGCGCCGCCGGCCGTACTCGGTGATCCTGCTGGACGAGGTGGAGAAGGCCCACCCGGACGTCTTCGACGTGCTGCTCCAGGTGCTCGACGACGGCCGGCTCACCGACGGCCAGGGCCGCACGGTGGACTTCCGCAACGCCATCCTGATCCTCACCTCGAACCTGGGCTCGTCGGTGATCAGCGACCTGACCCTCACCGAGGACGAGCGCCGGGAGGGTGTGCTCGCGACGGTCCGGACGCACTTCAAGCCGGAGTTCCTCAACCGTCTCGACGACATCGTGGTGTTCGCCGCGCTCCAGGGCGCCGACCTGCGGGCGATCGTGGACATCCAGCTCGACCGGCTGCGGCGCCGGCTGGCCGACCGCCGGCTGGGCCTGGACACCACCGAGGCCGCCCGGACCTGGCTGGCCGAGCACGGGTACGACCCGATCTACGGCGCCCGCCCGCTGCGCCGCCTGGTGCAGTCGGCCATCGGCGACCGCCTGGCCAAGGCGCTCCTGGCCGGCGAGATCCGCGACGGCGACACCGTCCGGGTGGACCTGGCGGACACCAAGGACGCCCTGACGGTCACCCGCGCCTGA
- a CDS encoding cation:proton antiporter regulatory subunit: protein MRVRVEQTALPGIGVRHDLMTESGRRLGVVSHRNGRRDLVLYDPDDPDSCQHDIPLTDDEAEALADILGASLMLGQLSGLREQAAGLLTEQIVIPAGSKYVGRRLGDTKARTRTSASIVAVLRQGEVNVSPDPTFRFESGDVVVVVGTRQGLDGVTAILAETDPDG from the coding sequence GTGCGAGTACGTGTCGAACAGACCGCCTTACCGGGAATCGGCGTACGTCATGACCTCATGACGGAGTCCGGCCGCCGGCTCGGCGTGGTCTCCCACCGCAATGGCCGCCGCGACCTGGTCCTCTACGACCCGGACGATCCCGACTCCTGTCAGCACGACATACCGCTTACCGACGACGAGGCGGAGGCGCTCGCCGACATCCTCGGCGCGTCGCTGATGCTGGGTCAGCTCTCCGGGCTGCGCGAGCAGGCCGCCGGGCTGCTGACCGAGCAGATCGTGATCCCGGCCGGCTCGAAGTACGTCGGCCGGCGGCTCGGCGACACCAAGGCCCGCACCCGGACCAGCGCCTCCATCGTGGCGGTGCTGCGTCAGGGCGAGGTGAACGTCTCGCCCGACCCCACCTTCCGGTTCGAATCCGGCGATGTGGTCGTCGTGGTCGGCACCCGTCAGGGTCTCGACGGCGTCACCGCGATCCTCGCCGAGACCGATCCGGACGGCTGA
- a CDS encoding cation:proton antiporter, with protein sequence MHETTVLLIEVGALLLLLGLLGRLSRRVGVSPIPLYLLAGLAFGHGGLLPLNASEEFFAVGAEIGVILLLVMLGLEYSANELVGNLRSAAPAGLIDAVFNALPGFAFALLLGWGWVAAVVLAGVTWVSSSGVIAKVLGDLGRVGNRETPVILSVLVIEDLAMALYLPLVTALLAGVGLMKGGIALAVAVLTVVVVLAVAIRYGHLISTALSAKDPEALLLGVLGLTLLVAGLAAKLQVSAAVGAFLVGIALSGPVAHHATELLSPLRDLFAAVFFVFFGLVTNPLDMPPVLLPALLLAVVTMATKVATGYLAARRAGIAEPGRWRAGLALTPRGEFSIVIAGLAVSAVYPVEPKLAALATAYVLITVVTGPLLARLPDTPWFKQWLRQRAAATRAATAVRASD encoded by the coding sequence ATGCACGAAACCACCGTCCTGCTCATCGAGGTCGGGGCACTGCTGCTCCTGCTGGGCCTGCTCGGCCGGCTGAGCCGCCGCGTCGGTGTCTCGCCCATCCCGCTCTACCTGCTCGCCGGCCTCGCCTTCGGGCACGGTGGCCTGCTGCCGCTCAACGCCAGCGAGGAGTTCTTCGCCGTCGGCGCCGAGATCGGCGTGATCCTGCTGCTGGTCATGCTCGGCCTGGAATACAGCGCCAACGAGCTGGTGGGCAACCTCCGCTCGGCAGCGCCCGCCGGCCTGATCGACGCGGTGTTCAACGCGCTGCCCGGTTTCGCCTTCGCGCTGCTGCTCGGCTGGGGCTGGGTGGCCGCCGTGGTGCTCGCCGGCGTGACCTGGGTGTCCTCCTCCGGCGTGATCGCCAAGGTGCTCGGCGACCTGGGCCGGGTCGGTAACCGGGAGACCCCGGTGATCCTCTCCGTCCTGGTGATCGAGGACCTGGCGATGGCCCTCTACCTGCCGCTGGTCACCGCGCTGCTCGCCGGGGTCGGCCTGATGAAGGGCGGCATCGCGCTCGCCGTCGCGGTGCTCACCGTGGTCGTCGTGCTGGCCGTGGCGATCCGGTACGGGCACCTGATCTCCACCGCGCTCTCCGCGAAGGATCCGGAGGCGCTCCTGCTCGGGGTGCTCGGCCTGACCCTGCTGGTCGCCGGCCTCGCGGCGAAACTCCAGGTCTCCGCCGCGGTCGGCGCGTTCCTGGTCGGCATCGCGCTGTCCGGGCCGGTCGCGCACCACGCCACCGAGCTGCTCTCGCCGCTGCGGGACCTCTTCGCCGCGGTCTTCTTCGTGTTCTTCGGGCTGGTCACCAACCCGCTGGACATGCCGCCGGTGCTGCTGCCCGCGCTGCTGCTGGCCGTGGTGACCATGGCGACGAAGGTGGCCACCGGCTACCTGGCCGCCCGCCGGGCCGGGATCGCCGAACCCGGTCGCTGGCGGGCCGGGCTGGCGCTCACCCCGCGCGGCGAGTTCTCCATCGTCATCGCCGGGCTGGCCGTCTCCGCCGTCTACCCGGTGGAGCCGAAGCTGGCCGCGCTCGCCACCGCGTACGTGCTGATCACGGTGGTGACGGGTCCGCTGCTCGCCCGGTTGCCGGACACGCCGTGGTTCAAGCAGTGGCTACGCCAGCGCGCCGCCGCCACCCGGGCCGCCACCGCGGTACGGGCGAGCGACTGA
- a CDS encoding MerR family transcriptional regulator — translation MSEEYVGSGDPAYEAKILMISVAARMAGMHPQTLRQYDRLGLVQAGRATGGGRRYSVRDVVLLREVQRLSQDDGINLAGVKRIIGLERLLEEAHQRVARLEAELDAAYRRIAELESLGGFARGDLVPTNRTSTALVVWRPRRTPDR, via the coding sequence ATGTCGGAGGAGTACGTCGGTTCGGGTGACCCGGCCTATGAGGCCAAGATCTTGATGATCTCGGTGGCCGCGCGAATGGCAGGCATGCACCCTCAGACACTGCGCCAGTACGACCGGCTGGGCCTGGTGCAGGCGGGCCGGGCCACCGGTGGTGGTCGCCGGTACAGCGTCCGGGACGTGGTGCTGCTCCGCGAGGTGCAGCGGCTCAGCCAGGACGACGGGATCAACCTGGCCGGGGTCAAGCGGATCATCGGGCTGGAGCGGCTGCTGGAGGAGGCGCACCAGCGGGTGGCCCGGCTGGAGGCGGAGCTGGACGCCGCGTACCGGCGGATCGCCGAGCTGGAGTCGCTCGGTGGCTTCGCCCGCGGTGACCTGGTGCCCACCAACCGCACCTCCACCGCGCTCGTCGTGTGGCGTCCTCGCCGCACTCCCGACCGCTGA